In Methanococcoides sp. AM1, one genomic interval encodes:
- a CDS encoding helix-turn-helix domain-containing protein yields the protein MTASIREMLRANCECDDVAKCILGLKALDMDAYKCLLANGPMTAESLGEHLNRERSTAYRSLQNLISCGLVYRETKTIDIGGYFYEYVAVDPKRVKEMLKENVEQWYEKVSGLIENIDEELLGN from the coding sequence ATGACAGCATCAATTCGGGAAATGTTAAGGGCTAACTGTGAATGTGACGATGTGGCAAAGTGTATCTTAGGTTTAAAGGCACTTGATATGGATGCATACAAATGCTTGCTTGCCAATGGACCCATGACCGCTGAAAGTCTGGGAGAACATCTTAACAGGGAGCGAAGTACTGCATACCGCTCATTACAGAACCTTATCTCATGCGGACTTGTCTATCGTGAGACCAAGACCATCGATATTGGTGGCTACTTTTATGAATATGTGGCTGTTGATCCTAAGAGGGTCAAGGAAATGCTCAAGGAAAATGTCGAACAGTGGTATGAGAAGGTCAGCGGCCTGATCGAGAATATCGATGAAGAACTCCTTGGGAACTAA
- a CDS encoding aminotransferase class I/II-fold pyridoxal phosphate-dependent enzyme, which yields MRTQCNPSRFISNSMQKVPPSGIRKFFDMASDSEDVISLGVGEPDYVTPWHIREACIHSIEHGETSYTSNYGLMELREEISRSYTKRHNVYYDPTDEILVTTGVSEALDLAIRAIVNPGDEIIVVQPSYVAYVPSIIFAGGVPVTIGAKGENDFRITAGEIEAAITKKTKAVIINYPNNPTGATMDRDELEAIADVIVEHDIMMISDDVYERLTYEGKHTCFSALEGMRDRTIMLNGFSKAYAMTGFRMAYAIAAPEIINSMMLIHQYSMLCAPITAQVGAIEALRNGEEEVSKMVREYDRRRKLIVGGLNDIGLDCFNPKGAFYAFPSIKSTGLTSDEFAERLLQEQNVVTIPGDIFGDTGAGFLRCAYAASREDIKEALDRIGTFVDGL from the coding sequence TTGAGAACACAATGTAACCCCTCCCGATTTATATCGAACAGTATGCAAAAAGTACCCCCATCAGGCATTCGGAAGTTCTTTGATATGGCGTCCGACAGTGAGGATGTCATCTCCCTCGGAGTTGGAGAGCCTGATTATGTGACACCATGGCATATCCGGGAGGCGTGCATACACTCAATTGAACACGGGGAAACATCATATACCTCTAACTATGGGCTCATGGAGCTTCGTGAAGAGATCTCAAGGTCATACACAAAACGACACAACGTCTACTACGATCCAACAGATGAGATACTGGTAACCACAGGCGTCAGTGAAGCACTTGACCTTGCAATACGGGCCATAGTGAACCCCGGCGACGAGATCATCGTTGTACAGCCCTCATATGTAGCCTACGTACCTTCCATAATATTCGCAGGCGGAGTTCCTGTTACCATTGGTGCAAAAGGAGAGAATGATTTCAGGATCACAGCCGGAGAGATCGAGGCCGCCATCACGAAAAAAACAAAAGCGGTCATCATAAACTATCCCAACAATCCTACCGGCGCCACAATGGACAGAGATGAACTGGAAGCAATTGCAGACGTCATCGTAGAACATGACATCATGATGATATCCGATGATGTTTATGAGAGGCTTACCTATGAGGGGAAACACACATGTTTTTCAGCCCTTGAAGGAATGCGTGATCGAACCATCATGTTGAACGGATTCTCAAAGGCATATGCAATGACAGGATTCAGGATGGCATATGCAATAGCAGCCCCCGAGATAATTAATTCGATGATGCTCATCCACCAGTATTCCATGCTCTGCGCTCCGATAACTGCCCAGGTCGGTGCCATCGAGGCACTCCGCAATGGCGAGGAAGAAGTTAGCAAGATGGTGCGAGAATACGACCGTCGCAGGAAGCTCATCGTCGGCGGATTGAACGATATCGGACTGGATTGCTTTAATCCGAAAGGTGCATTCTATGCATTCCCATCCATCAAGAGCACAGGGCTGACATCTGACGAATTTGCAGAAAGGCTGCTTCAGGAGCAGAACGTTGTCACAATTCCGGGAGATATCTTCGGCGATACAGGAGCAGGATTCCTTCGCTGTGCTTATGCAGCATCAAGAGAAGATATCAAGGAAGCTCTTGACAGGATAGGTACATTTGTTGACGGATTATGA